GACCACGGACCACAGCAGGTAGCTGAAGATGCTGATGCGCTCCCAGACGCCCATCCACGGCGTTGGCAGGTTCTCCACCATCCGGGGAATGTACAGACCCGTCAACGCGCCGCCGAGAGCAGAGACCAGGAGCGTCGCCACCGAATAGACTCGGAACCGTGGACCAAACACGAACGCCCCGGCCCCCACGGCGGTCAGGAAGAAGAGAACCCCGATGTACGTGAGGATCCCGTGCACGGGGTCGTTGCTGGTCGACGCGACGCCACGCAGGTGCATGGGAAAAGCGAGCTGAACGACCAGGCCTTCGACCTCCTTCCCCATGAGCCCGATGGCCATGATGCGCAGAGCTTTTCTCTGGCGCGCGGACTTCCAGACACCGACCCCGAAGGCCATCCAGAGGACGCTGTACGTCACGAACAAAGGGTCGACGACTCGCTTCGATGGCGCGTCGATCGCGAACAGCTCGCTGACCGTCTGGGACGTGGAGCTGTAGCCGTCCCACAGCATCGCCCCGAGGATGGTGGCCGCGACGTAGAGCAACGACGCGGCGATCCCGCAAACGAGCAGGGTCTTTCGTGTCACGGGTCCACGCATGCGGGTTCCGAATCCGATCTACCGTGAGGGAGTCCCGAGCGCCGGTGAGCCCTTCGGCGTCACCTTGAGAAGCTTCCCGTTGGCGTCGTCGGTGAGCAGGTAGAGTTCTCCGTCCTTGCCTTGGACGACTTCGCGGATGCGGGCGCCGAGGTTCGTGAGCAGCCGCTCCTCGCCCACGACCCGGTCCTTGCTCATGACCAGACGGATGAGCGCCTGGCTCGCGAGACCCCCGATCAGAAAGTTCCCACGCCACTCGGGAAACAACGTTCCCGAATAGATGGTGAGCCCCGAAGGAGCGATGACGGGATCCCAGTAGTAGACCGGCTGCTCCATGCCTTTCGCCTGCGCCGCCCGGTGGATGGACCGACCGGAGTACTCCTCGCCGTAGCCGATGGTCGGCCAGCCGTAGTCCTTGCCCTTCTCGACGAGATTCAGCTCGTCGCCTCCCTGGGGGCCCATCTCGACGATCCAAAGCCGGTTCCTCTGGTCGAGCGCGGCCGAGAGGATGTTGCGATGGCCGCTCGACCAGATCTCGGGCTTCGCATCCTTGCGGCTCACGAACGGATTGTCCTTGGGCACCGACCCGTCGAGCTCGATCCGCACCACCTTGCCGAAGTGGCTGTCGAGCTTCTGAGCCTGGACCCGTCCCGCCATGATCGACCGTTCGCCGAGCACCACGAACAGCTTGCGATCCGGCGTGAAGACCAGGCGCCCGCCGGCATGCATCGTGGACTCGATGGTCGGCTGCA
This sequence is a window from Candidatus Eisenbacteria bacterium. Protein-coding genes within it:
- a CDS encoding DUF998 domain-containing protein; amino-acid sequence: MRGPVTRKTLLVCGIAASLLYVAATILGAMLWDGYSSTSQTVSELFAIDAPSKRVVDPLFVTYSVLWMAFGVGVWKSARQRKALRIMAIGLMGKEVEGLVVQLAFPMHLRGVASTSNDPVHGILTYIGVLFFLTAVGAGAFVFGPRFRVYSVATLLVSALGGALTGLYIPRMVENLPTPWMGVWERISIFSYLLWSVVLATRLLREPDEKVISSGS
- a CDS encoding PQQ-dependent sugar dehydrogenase, which codes for MFLSPALGAPVQTDPPNVPEFKPAFPGQTRAEEVKTQTPLEVTEIASGFDKPWAIACLPDGRFLVTEKPTGNLFIVTPGGVKSAPVAGLPKVDGRNQGGLLDVEIAPDFASSQLIYWSYYEPRTGGNGLAVARARLVDGPAPRIEGLQVIFRMQPTIESTMHAGGRLVFTPDRKLFVVLGERSIMAGRVQAQKLDSHFGKVVRIELDGSVPKDNPFVSRKDAKPEIWSSGHRNILSAALDQRNRLWIVEMGPQGGDELNLVEKGKDYGWPTIGYGEEYSGRSIHRAAQAKGMEQPVYYWDPVIAPSGLTIYSGTLFPEWRGNFLIGGLASQALIRLVMSKDRVVGEERLLTNLGARIREVVQGKDGELYLLTDDANGKLLKVTPKGSPALGTPSR